One segment of Panicum virgatum strain AP13 chromosome 3K, P.virgatum_v5, whole genome shotgun sequence DNA contains the following:
- the LOC120699307 gene encoding ABC transporter G family member 1-like: protein MAATSPLPRWAPTPSPSRPLWRWGGGTPDAEGQAAAVRGGGWSLGSAFAWATGGARHRGGGAASNGSAAGAPAPPGDGIVCVPGSGCELMPPASPAPGAREADDPTVFLTWEDVRVTVAGGAHGAPPVEILDGVSGHSRPGEVLAIMGPSGCGKTTLLDTLAGRLGPGMNKTGLILINGRHEKLAYGTSAYVTQDNVLMSTLSVREAVYYSAQLQLPDTMPPPEKRAHADRVIREMGLGDAMDTRIGGRITKGISGGQRKRVSICIEMLTRPRLLFLDEPTSGLDSAASYHVMSHIARIAVREGMTVVAAVHQPSGDVFELFHGLCLLAAGKTVFFGTVADATEFFTLNGFPCPHLRSPSDHFLRTINKDFDEEFAESSKTNRKTAAEAIDILTTAYKSSSYAEKTTNQIVEMKHMDGASFRRRDQASFSTKLLVLTRRSFLNMHRDIGYYWMRLAVYMGIGVCLGTIFYQVGYSYSSIQSRCEVIMYTTALLTFMSIGGFPSFVEDVKIFRKERLSGHYGVSEFVISNTLSATPYLSVIAVLPGAMLYYLTGLTKGVDHFTYFVIVLCMCCLLVESLMMIIAAIVPDFLMGIVIGAGVQGVMMLNGGFFRLPSELPKPIWKYPCYYISFHKYAVQGFYKNEFMGLTFPSDQLIESNVTISGIQVLESKLQVEMGYSKWVNLAILCGMMVIYRTIFFAIVKITETIRPKLGGKRGCVR from the exons ATGGCGGccacgtcgccgctgccgcggtGGGCGCCGACGCCGAGCCCGTCGCGGCCGCTCTGGCGCTGGGGCGGCGGCACGCCCGACGCCGAGGGCCAGGCGGCcgctgtccgcggcggcggctggtcgCTCGGGAGCGCCTTCGCGTGGGCTACGGGCGGCGCCCGGCaccgtggtggcggcgcggcgtcgaACGGATCGGCGGCAGGAGCGCCAGCACCGCCCGGCGACGGCATCGTCTGCGTCCCCGGCTCGGGGTGCGAGCTGatgccgccggcgtcgccggcgccgggcgcgcGCGAAGCCGACGACCCCACGGTGTTCCTGACGTGGGAGGACGTGCGCGtgacggtggcgggcggcgcccACGGCGCGCCGCCGGTGGAGATCCTGGACGGGGTGAGCGGGCACTCGCGGCCCGGGGAGGTGCTGGCCATCATGGGCCCGTCCGGGTGCGGCAAGACCACGCTCCTCGACACCCTCGCAG GAAGATTAGGGCCAGgcatgaataaaacagggctGATTTTAATCAATGGCCGTCATGAGAAGCTTGCCTATGGAACCTCA GCGTACGTGACCCAAGACAACGTGCTCATGTCGACGCTGTCAGTGCGCGAGGCCGTGTACTACTCGGCGCAGCTGCAGCTGCCGGACAcaatgccgccgccggagaagcGGGCGCACGCGGACCGGGTGATCCGGGAGATGGGGCTCGGCGACGCCATGGACACGCGCATCGGCGGGCGGATCACCAAGGGCATCAGCGGCGGGCAGCGTAAGCGGGTGAGCATCTGCATCGAGATGCTCACGCGGCCGCGGCTGCTCTTCCTCGACGAGCCCACCAGCGGGCTCGACAGCGCCGCCTCCTACCACGTCATGAGCCACATCGCTCGGATTGCCGTCCGCGAGGGGATGACGGTTGTCGCCGCCGTGCACCAGCCCAGCGGCGACGTCTTCGAGCTCTTTCACGGGCTCtgcttgctcgccgccggcaagaCGGTGTTCTTTGGGACAGTCGCCGATGCCACCGAG TTCTTTACTCTAAACGGCTTTCCATGTCCACACCTGAGAAGCCCATCCGACCACTTCCTGAGAACAATCAATAAAGACTTTGATGAG GAATTTGCGGAGAGTTCTAAAACAAACAGAAAAACAGCAGCTGAAGCAATAGACATTCTGACGACCGCATACAAATCCTCCAGTTATGCAGAAAAAACTACGAACCAAATAGTTGAGATGAAACACATG GATGGAGCTTCATTTAGGAGAAGAGATCAAgcaagcttctccacaaagctcCTTGTGCTCACAAGGAGATCATTCTTGAATATGCATAGGGACATAGGTTACTACTGGATGCGTTTGGCCGTCTATATGGGCATTGGAGTATGTCTTGGCACTATCTTCTACCAAGTCGGCTATAGTTACAGTTCTATCCAG AGTCGATGTGAAGTAATAATGTATACCACTGCACTCTTGACTTTCATGTCCATTGGAGGATTCCCATCTTTTGTAGAGGACGTAAAG ATATTCAGAAAGGAACGGCTGAGTGGGCATTACGGCGTGTCAGAATTTGTGATCTCAAACACCCTTTCAGCCACTCCATACTTATCTGTCATTGCTGTATTACCCGGCGCAATGCTATACTACCTCACTGGACTAACAAAAGGCGTGGATCACTTCACCTACTTCGTCATCGTCCTTTGCATGTGTTGCCTGCTGGTTGAGAGCTTGATGATGATTATCGCCGCAATTGTTCCGGATTTCCTGATGGGGATCGTCATCGGAGCCGGAGTGCAGGGGGTGATGATGCTCAACGGGGGCTTCTTCCGCCTTCCCAGCGAGCTCCCGAAGCCGATATGGAAGTACCCTTGCTACTACATCTCGTTCCACAAGTACGCCGTGCAAGGATTCTACAAGAACGAGTTCATGGGGCTGACATTCCCAAGTGATCAGCTGATCGAGTCTAATGTCACCATCAGCGGCATTCAGGTCCTGGAGAGCAAGCTGCAGGTGGAGATGGGGTACTCAAAATGGGTAAACCTTGCCATCCTATGCGGTATGATGGTGATATACAGGACCATCTTCTTCGCTATCGTCAAGATCACTGAAACAATCAGACCGAAATTGGGAGGCAAACGAGGATGTGTTAGATAG